The Drosophila biarmipes strain raj3 chromosome 2L, RU_DBia_V1.1, whole genome shotgun sequence genome has a window encoding:
- the LOC108029209 gene encoding uncharacterized protein LOC108029209 isoform X5 — MSSRQAGFVLDAKSMNLSTSRPPSPSPAAATFRCQESQQSNASQLDARAAEESSLETSTQVQSSSSTESISTDYYRCLLQKLRDATGDAGKMSFELNNIFLKRLDEIDCLDGQGGDAMYTSQLRLVTYQEWVDILLHVNNVVLGNMSDLEEEAYGKIMDCVQSVQGEQQQALEVNRKLQKDICALIKLVQTAHHHGTWDLKGLSLETMTVKELMGVGADEPLPESESEKMAECMKSLVSEMAAKHDELCHLKSQIGALDEVILTARQKLLLKDQCIAQLNQQCTQLKRLRNSLPTPFDFRTSQKKLQEITECFATMSEHTKCMGPSTNVNSCGDLGQDQAKLEETASDTLTGDTITNNMLENLTMQDSQESEMLRMLNRELNEVFELHHKQDYQAMECSRKRLSCFFEKLTSERDDTVRKLESIRSHLRILQSDIDQSWLNSVSSRTGPGDPDTQMLEALRRRMHNLAQSNRELHGKYQRLDTESKIKISELQARIESESGFSQRNSEILKEIAEMICKLGSVEFSYNEIYEESSTENPFCAAIKEIIEQRSEEERKQMACKGDAKTPSQTNTREPSKATKIPTATAKTKSTTKPSTKPTTTKTITTRTATKSRTPK, encoded by the exons ATGAGCTCGCGACAAGCTGGATTCGTCCTGGACGCCAAGTCCATGAACCTGAGTACCTCGAGACCGCCATCACCATCACCGGCAGCTGCCACTTTCAGATGTCAGGAGTCGCAGCAGAGCAATGCCTCCCAGCTGGATGCCCGGGCGGCGGAGGAATCCTCCCTGGAAACCTCGACCCAGGTTCAGAGCAGTTCCAGCACGGAGTCTATTTCCACCGATTATTACCGCTGCCTGCTCCAAAAGCTGCGGGATGCCACCGGCGACGCCGGCAAAATGAGCTTCGAGCTGAACAATATATTCCTCAAGCGGCTGGACGAGATTGACTGCCTGGATGGGCAGGGAGGTGACGCAATG TACACCTCGCAGCTGCGTCTGGTCACCTATCAGGAGTGGGTGGACATCCTGCTGCACGTGAACAACGTAGTCCTGGGCAACATGTCCGACTTGGAGGAGGAGGCCTACGGCAAGATCATGGACTGCGTTCAGTCGGTCCAGGGTGAGCAGCAACAGGCGCTGGAAGTGAACCGCAAGCTGCAGAAGGACATTTGCGCCCTCATAAAACTAGTGCAGACTGCCCATCATCACGGCACTTGGGACCTGAAGGGGCTGTCGCTGGAGACCATGACCGTGAAGGAGCTGATGGGCGTGGGCGCGGATGAGCCGCTGCCGGAGAGCGAGAGCGAGAAG ATGGCCGAGTGTATGAAGTCTCTGGTCAGCGAGATGGCCGCCAAGCACGACGAGCTCTGCCACCTGAAGTCCCAGATCGGCGCCCTGGACGAAGTGATCCTCACGGCCAGGCAGAAGCTGCTCCTCAAGGATCAGTGCATAGCCCAGCTCAATCAGCAG TGTACTCAACTCAAAAGACTCAGAAATTCCTTACCCACACCATTTGATTTCCGAACATCCCAAAAAAAGCTGCAAGAGATCACTGAGTGCTTTGCCACCATGTCGGAGCACACGAAATGCATGGGTCCCTCTACAAATGTGAACTCCTGCGGGGATTTGGGACAGGATCAGGCGAAGCTGGAGGAGACCGCCAGTGATACGCTGACCGGCGATACGATCACGAACAACATGCTGGAGAACCTTACGATGCAGGACTCCCAGGAGAGCGAGATGCTCCGGATGCTGAACAGGGAACTCAACGAGGTCTTCGAATTGCACCACAAACAGGACTACCAGGCCATGGAGTGCAGCCGGAAACGTCTCTCCTGCTTCTTCGAAAAGTTG ACATCTGAGCGTGATGATACCGTGAGGAAACTGGAGAGCATTCGCAGTCATCTGAGGATCCTTCAATCGGACATAGACCAATCCTGGCTAAACTCAGTTAGTTCGCGGACAGGCCCCGGTGATCCTGACACCCAGATGCTGGAGGCCCTACGAAGACGGATGCACAACCTCGCCCAAAGTAACCGGGAGTTGCACGGGAAGTACCAGCGCCTGGATACCGAGTCAAAAA TCAAAATTTCAGAGCTGCAGGCCAGGATTGAATCGGAAAGCGGGTTCAGTCAGAGGAACAGTGAAATTCTAAAGGAGATCGCCGAAATGATTTGCAAACTG GGTTCTGTGGAGTTCTCCTACAACGAAATCTACGAGGAATCCTCGACGGAAAACCCCTTCTGTGCGGCCATCAAGGAAATAATCGAGCAGAGATCCGAGGAGGAGCGCAAGCAAATGGCATGT AAAGGCGATGCGAAAACACCTTCCCAAACAAACACAAGGGAGCCCAGCAAAGCCACCAAAATCCCCACAGCCACGGCGAAAACAAAGTCAACCACTAAACCTTCAACTAAGCCAACGACAACTAAAACTATAACAACGAGAACAGCGACAAAATCGAGGACCCCCAAGTAA
- the LOC108029209 gene encoding early endosome antigen 1 isoform X4 codes for MSSRQAGFVLDAKSMNLSTSRPPSPSPAAATFRCQESQQSNASQLDARAAEESSLETSTQVQSSSSTESISTDYYRCLLQKLRDATGDAGKMSFELNNIFLKRLDEIDCLDGQGGDAMYTSQLRLVTYQEWVDILLHVNNVVLGNMSDLEEEAYGKIMDCVQSVQGEQQQALEVNRKLQKDICALIKLVQTAHHHGTWDLKGLSLETMTVKELMGVGADEPLPESESEKMAECMKSLVSEMAAKHDELCHLKSQIGALDEVILTARQKLLLKDQCIAQLNQQCTQLKRLRNSLPTPFDFRTSQKKLQEITECFATMSEHTKCMGPSTNVNSCGDLGQDQAKLEETASDTLTGDTITNNMLENLTMQDSQESEMLRMLNRELNEVFELHHKQDYQAMECSRKRLSCFFEKLTSERDDTVRKLESIRSHLRILQSDIDQSWLNSVSSRTGPGDPDTQMLEALRRRMHNLAQSNRELHGKYQRLDTESKIKISELQARIESESGFSQRNSEILKEIAEMICKLGSVEFSYNEIYEESSTENPFCAAIKEIIEQRSEEERKQMACNEHLACQIEGLQDNLKDRDSQIDQLQSMIRSYSDFSENNRLKGEIHELKQKNCDLSRQVREMATLLSNQEEQRVELCTKYGNLVNSFEDQCQELKAANRRVQSLQGKLDQLEQLQGEMRTERKMLREEVIALKEKEAVSAGRERALQDQQKNFHLEVEKQRQTIRELHTQLRLEESRFHDSQRQMEEVVGSMKKEICDSATKHQQALTRLNRLLLSFR; via the exons ATGAGCTCGCGACAAGCTGGATTCGTCCTGGACGCCAAGTCCATGAACCTGAGTACCTCGAGACCGCCATCACCATCACCGGCAGCTGCCACTTTCAGATGTCAGGAGTCGCAGCAGAGCAATGCCTCCCAGCTGGATGCCCGGGCGGCGGAGGAATCCTCCCTGGAAACCTCGACCCAGGTTCAGAGCAGTTCCAGCACGGAGTCTATTTCCACCGATTATTACCGCTGCCTGCTCCAAAAGCTGCGGGATGCCACCGGCGACGCCGGCAAAATGAGCTTCGAGCTGAACAATATATTCCTCAAGCGGCTGGACGAGATTGACTGCCTGGATGGGCAGGGAGGTGACGCAATG TACACCTCGCAGCTGCGTCTGGTCACCTATCAGGAGTGGGTGGACATCCTGCTGCACGTGAACAACGTAGTCCTGGGCAACATGTCCGACTTGGAGGAGGAGGCCTACGGCAAGATCATGGACTGCGTTCAGTCGGTCCAGGGTGAGCAGCAACAGGCGCTGGAAGTGAACCGCAAGCTGCAGAAGGACATTTGCGCCCTCATAAAACTAGTGCAGACTGCCCATCATCACGGCACTTGGGACCTGAAGGGGCTGTCGCTGGAGACCATGACCGTGAAGGAGCTGATGGGCGTGGGCGCGGATGAGCCGCTGCCGGAGAGCGAGAGCGAGAAG ATGGCCGAGTGTATGAAGTCTCTGGTCAGCGAGATGGCCGCCAAGCACGACGAGCTCTGCCACCTGAAGTCCCAGATCGGCGCCCTGGACGAAGTGATCCTCACGGCCAGGCAGAAGCTGCTCCTCAAGGATCAGTGCATAGCCCAGCTCAATCAGCAG TGTACTCAACTCAAAAGACTCAGAAATTCCTTACCCACACCATTTGATTTCCGAACATCCCAAAAAAAGCTGCAAGAGATCACTGAGTGCTTTGCCACCATGTCGGAGCACACGAAATGCATGGGTCCCTCTACAAATGTGAACTCCTGCGGGGATTTGGGACAGGATCAGGCGAAGCTGGAGGAGACCGCCAGTGATACGCTGACCGGCGATACGATCACGAACAACATGCTGGAGAACCTTACGATGCAGGACTCCCAGGAGAGCGAGATGCTCCGGATGCTGAACAGGGAACTCAACGAGGTCTTCGAATTGCACCACAAACAGGACTACCAGGCCATGGAGTGCAGCCGGAAACGTCTCTCCTGCTTCTTCGAAAAGTTG ACATCTGAGCGTGATGATACCGTGAGGAAACTGGAGAGCATTCGCAGTCATCTGAGGATCCTTCAATCGGACATAGACCAATCCTGGCTAAACTCAGTTAGTTCGCGGACAGGCCCCGGTGATCCTGACACCCAGATGCTGGAGGCCCTACGAAGACGGATGCACAACCTCGCCCAAAGTAACCGGGAGTTGCACGGGAAGTACCAGCGCCTGGATACCGAGTCAAAAA TCAAAATTTCAGAGCTGCAGGCCAGGATTGAATCGGAAAGCGGGTTCAGTCAGAGGAACAGTGAAATTCTAAAGGAGATCGCCGAAATGATTTGCAAACTG GGTTCTGTGGAGTTCTCCTACAACGAAATCTACGAGGAATCCTCGACGGAAAACCCCTTCTGTGCGGCCATCAAGGAAATAATCGAGCAGAGATCCGAGGAGGAGCGCAAGCAAATGGCATGT AACGAACACCTTGCCTGCCAAATCGAAGGACTGCAGGACAATCTGAAGGATCGAGACAGTCAGATCGACCAGCTGCAGTCCATGATCAGGAGCTACTCCGACTTCAGCGAAAACAACCGACTCAAAGGGGAGATACACGAACTCAAGCAGAAAAACT GTGACCTGTCTCGTCAGGTGCGCGAAATGGCTACCCTGCTGAGCAACCAAGAGGAGCAACGCGTGGAGCTGTGCACCAAGTACGGCAACCTGGTGAACAGCTTCGAGGATCAGTGCCAGGAGCTTAAGGCAGCCAATAGAAGAGTGCAGAGCCTGCAGGGGAAGCTGGAccagctggagcagctgcagGGTGAGATGAGAACAGAG CGTAAAATGCTGCGAGAGGAGGTGATCGCCCTGAAGGAGAAGGAAGCCGTTTCAGCCGGACGCGAGCGAGCACTTCAAGACCAACAGAAAAACTTTCATCTGGAGGTGGAGAAGCAGCGCCAAACGATTCGCGAGCTGCATACACAACTGCGCCTGGAGGAATCCCGATTCCACGACAGCCAACGGCAGATGGAGGAGGTCGTCGGGTCCATGAAGAAGGAGATTTGCGACTCAGCCACCAAGCACCAGCAAGCACTGACCCGTCTGAA CCGCCTTCTTCTCTCCTTCCGCTAG